Proteins from one Corynebacterium testudinoris genomic window:
- the argB gene encoding acetylglutamate kinase, whose product MDTLSNLSSEARAHVLAEALPWLQHFRDKIVVVKYGGNAMIDEDLKAAFAADMVFLRTVGAKPVVVHGGGPQISSMLKRLDLDGDFTGGFRVTTPEVMEVVRMVLFGQVGRDLVGLINSHGPYAVGTSGEDAGLFRATKRYVNVGGVATDIGLVGDITNVNPEALMDIIDAGRIPVVSTIAPGDDGEVYNINADTAAGALAEAIGAERLVILTNVEGLYTDWPNRDSLVSKILTAELAEVLPELDSGMIPKMESCLQAVRGGVSAAHVIDGRIAHSVILELLTMGGIGTMVLPDGYDRDDYPAGTVFRKDT is encoded by the coding sequence ATGGATACTTTAAGCAATCTCAGCAGCGAGGCCCGGGCGCATGTCTTGGCCGAGGCTTTGCCCTGGCTGCAGCATTTCCGCGACAAGATCGTTGTGGTCAAGTATGGCGGCAACGCCATGATCGATGAGGACCTCAAGGCTGCCTTCGCCGCCGACATGGTGTTCCTACGCACTGTGGGGGCGAAACCGGTGGTGGTGCATGGCGGTGGCCCGCAGATCTCCTCCATGCTCAAACGCCTTGACCTGGATGGGGACTTCACCGGGGGCTTCCGCGTGACCACTCCGGAAGTCATGGAGGTTGTGCGAATGGTGCTGTTCGGTCAGGTCGGCCGCGACCTGGTCGGCCTCATCAACTCGCACGGGCCCTACGCCGTCGGCACGTCTGGCGAAGATGCCGGCCTGTTCAGGGCGACAAAGCGCTACGTGAATGTCGGGGGAGTGGCCACTGACATTGGGCTCGTGGGTGATATCACCAACGTCAACCCCGAGGCACTCATGGACATTATCGACGCCGGGCGCATTCCGGTTGTCTCCACCATCGCCCCAGGCGACGATGGGGAGGTCTACAACATCAACGCCGATACTGCTGCGGGTGCCCTGGCGGAGGCGATCGGCGCGGAACGCCTCGTCATCCTCACCAACGTCGAGGGGCTGTACACCGACTGGCCGAACCGGGACTCGTTGGTATCGAAGATCCTCACCGCCGAGCTCGCCGAGGTCCTGCCGGAATTGGATTCGGGCATGATCCCGAAGATGGAATCCTGCCTGCAAGCAGTACGAGGCGGGGTGAGCGCCGCCCACGTTATTGACGGCCGCATTGCCCACTCCGTCATCCTCGAGCTGCTCACCATGGGCGGCATCGGCACGATGGTGCTCCCGGATGGCTATGACCGCGACGATTACCCCGCTGGCACCGTCTTCAGAAAGGACACCTGA
- a CDS encoding acetylornithine transaminase, translated as MPHAVEQWNQVLMNNYGTPPVELVSGHGAVVVDAEGRELIDLLGGIAVNSLGHAHPTIIEAVTSQLSTLGHVSNLFASEPVVRAAAALKEKVGDDSARVFFCNSGAEANEAAFKLARLTGRTRILAAVHGFHGRTMGSLAMTGQPDKREPFEPMPAGVEFYPYGDLDYLTKLVEANPTDTAAIILEPIQGETGVIPAPEGFLQGIRDLCDKHGILMIVDEVQTGVGRTGTFFAFEHDGVLPDVITMAKGLGGGLPIGATVARGAAAELFTPGAHGTTFGGNPIACAAANAVLSIVDDAFCAEVARKGEVLAGKVSQIVGVQEVRGRGLMLGVVLDRDVAKQAVAKGFEHGLVLNAPAANVLRLTPPLVITDEEIATAGQALNDLLVELNFQEN; from the coding sequence ATGCCCCATGCCGTAGAACAATGGAACCAGGTGTTGATGAACAATTACGGCACCCCACCGGTGGAGCTCGTCTCCGGGCACGGCGCCGTCGTGGTGGATGCCGAAGGCCGAGAACTCATCGACCTCCTCGGCGGCATCGCCGTTAACTCCCTCGGACACGCCCACCCGACGATCATCGAGGCCGTGACTTCGCAGCTTTCGACGCTTGGGCACGTGTCCAACCTCTTTGCCTCCGAGCCTGTGGTCCGCGCGGCCGCTGCGTTGAAGGAGAAAGTGGGCGACGATTCCGCCCGCGTGTTCTTCTGCAACTCCGGGGCCGAAGCCAACGAAGCGGCCTTCAAGCTTGCCCGCCTGACCGGGCGGACGCGCATCTTGGCCGCCGTCCACGGCTTCCACGGCCGGACCATGGGATCGCTGGCGATGACCGGGCAGCCGGACAAGCGCGAGCCCTTCGAGCCGATGCCCGCCGGCGTGGAGTTCTATCCCTATGGTGACCTCGACTACCTCACCAAACTCGTCGAAGCGAACCCGACGGACACGGCCGCCATCATCCTGGAGCCTATCCAGGGTGAGACGGGGGTGATCCCGGCGCCGGAGGGATTCTTGCAGGGTATTCGGGATCTGTGCGACAAGCACGGCATCCTCATGATCGTGGATGAGGTCCAGACTGGGGTGGGCCGCACCGGCACCTTCTTTGCCTTCGAGCATGACGGGGTCTTGCCGGATGTCATCACCATGGCCAAGGGCCTCGGCGGCGGCCTGCCCATTGGCGCTACCGTCGCCCGCGGCGCAGCAGCCGAGCTGTTCACCCCGGGTGCTCACGGCACGACCTTCGGTGGCAACCCTATTGCCTGCGCGGCCGCCAACGCCGTGCTGTCCATCGTTGACGATGCCTTCTGCGCTGAGGTCGCCCGCAAGGGTGAGGTGCTGGCGGGCAAGGTATCCCAGATTGTCGGCGTGCAGGAGGTCCGCGGACGCGGACTGATGCTGGGTGTGGTGCTGGACCGCGACGTCGCAAAGCAAGCGGTGGCGAAGGGATTCGAGCACGGCCTGGTGCTTAACGCCCCCGCTGCCAACGTCCTGCGGCTCACCCCGCCGCTGGTGATCACCGACGAGGAGATCGCCACGGCGGGCCAAGCCCTCAATGATCTACTCGTTGAACTGAACTTCCAGGAGAATTAA
- the argF gene encoding ornithine carbamoyltransferase: MTQPAVRHFLADDDLTPAEQAEVLTLAAELKKAPLSKRPLEGPMSVAVLFDKTSTRTRFSFDAGIAQLGGHPIVVDASQSQMGKGETLQDTAAVLSRYVEAIVWRTFDHEGFHAMAETSTVPIINSLSDDLHPCQILADLQTCVENLSPEEGPAGLRGKKAVYLGDGDNNMANSYMLGFATAGMDISIVAPEGFHPAERFVERARQRAAETGATVTVTCDLAEVEGADVVITDTWVSMGQENDGKDRRTPFLPYQVTEEIMGQANDGAIFLHCLPAYRGNEVTAEVIDGPASRVFDEAENRLHAQKALLVWLLENQPGQR, encoded by the coding sequence ATGACGCAACCCGCTGTCCGGCACTTCCTCGCCGACGATGACCTGACCCCGGCTGAGCAGGCCGAGGTACTCACCCTCGCTGCAGAGTTGAAGAAGGCCCCGCTGTCCAAGCGTCCGCTCGAAGGGCCGATGTCGGTGGCCGTCCTCTTCGATAAGACCTCCACGCGCACGCGTTTCTCCTTCGACGCCGGCATCGCTCAACTGGGCGGACACCCCATTGTGGTGGATGCGAGCCAGTCCCAGATGGGCAAGGGCGAGACCCTGCAGGACACCGCCGCGGTGCTGTCCCGCTATGTCGAGGCCATCGTGTGGCGGACCTTCGACCATGAGGGGTTCCACGCCATGGCCGAAACGTCGACGGTGCCGATCATCAACTCTCTGTCCGATGACCTGCACCCCTGCCAGATCCTCGCGGACCTGCAGACGTGTGTGGAAAACCTCAGCCCCGAGGAAGGCCCGGCCGGCCTTCGCGGCAAGAAGGCCGTCTACCTCGGCGATGGCGATAACAACATGGCCAACTCCTACATGCTGGGATTCGCCACCGCGGGCATGGATATCTCCATCGTGGCACCCGAGGGCTTCCACCCAGCTGAGCGCTTCGTCGAGCGGGCGCGCCAGCGTGCAGCGGAGACCGGAGCCACCGTCACCGTGACCTGTGACCTCGCCGAGGTGGAAGGCGCGGACGTGGTCATCACCGACACCTGGGTATCCATGGGGCAAGAAAACGATGGCAAGGATCGTCGGACCCCCTTCTTGCCTTACCAGGTCACCGAGGAGATCATGGGTCAGGCCAACGATGGGGCGATCTTCCTGCACTGCCTCCCGGCCTACCGCGGCAACGAAGTGACCGCCGAAGTCATCGACGGCCCCGCCTCCCGCGTCTTCGACGAGGCGGAAAATCGCCTGCACGCCCAGAAGGCCCTGCTGGTGTGGTTGCTCGAGAATCAGCCGGGTCAGCGATGA
- a CDS encoding arginine repressor has product MSVPATRTARQAKILDILDKTRVSSQVQLSELLLDEGFDITQATLSRDLDELGAKKVRPDDGRAYYTVGVVEQALAESLSGPREKLRRMLDELVVAVDSSGNTAVLRTPPGAAQYLASFIDRVSLDEVVGTIAGDDTIFVLARDPMTGHELGELLTSR; this is encoded by the coding sequence ATGAGCGTTCCCGCCACCCGCACTGCGAGGCAGGCGAAGATCCTCGACATCCTCGACAAAACCCGGGTGTCCAGCCAGGTGCAACTGTCCGAATTGCTCCTCGACGAAGGCTTCGACATCACTCAGGCCACCCTGTCGCGGGACCTGGATGAGCTCGGTGCCAAGAAGGTTCGCCCCGATGACGGGCGCGCCTACTACACGGTCGGCGTCGTCGAACAAGCCCTGGCGGAGTCGCTGTCTGGGCCGAGGGAGAAGCTGCGAAGGATGCTCGATGAGCTCGTCGTCGCTGTCGATTCCTCCGGCAACACCGCGGTGTTGCGCACCCCGCCGGGCGCCGCGCAATACCTGGCCAGCTTCATTGACCGGGTTTCCCTCGACGAGGTTGTGGGCACCATCGCCGGCGACGACACCATTTTCGTCCTCGCCCGGGACCCCATGACCGGGCACGAGCTGGGGGAGCTGCTCACCTCGCGGTGA